The following proteins come from a genomic window of Aquimarina sp. MAR_2010_214:
- a CDS encoding ester cyclase — protein MNLEENKKNAIAFYKTAYTGNPKKAVELYVGDQYIQHNPDVEDGTQGFIDYFEKMQVEYPEKSIEFIRCIAEGDLVALHTHQIWPGNDEYITMDFFRFDEKGKIVEHWDAIQQIPEKRANKNTMY, from the coding sequence ATGAACTTAGAAGAAAATAAAAAGAATGCAATAGCATTCTACAAAACTGCCTATACCGGAAATCCAAAAAAAGCGGTAGAACTCTATGTTGGTGATCAATATATTCAACACAATCCAGATGTTGAAGATGGTACCCAGGGATTTATTGATTACTTCGAAAAAATGCAAGTCGAGTACCCCGAGAAATCAATTGAATTTATACGTTGCATTGCCGAAGGTGATCTGGTAGCACTGCATACACATCAGATCTGGCCCGGAAATGACGAATATATAACCATGGATTTTTTTAGATTTGATGAAAAAGGAAAAATTGTGGAGCATTGGGATGCTATCCAGCAAATCCCTGAAAAACGAGCAAATAAAAACACTATGTATTAA
- a CDS encoding AraC family transcriptional regulator translates to MNFEILDFLILIGVIQGFIFAIVILFSKFFKNKTNLYLGISLLLGVFINIQYWALHYDWYKEHHNFRILEDIELVLVFPVTLYFYYLKLLNPSLQLRNKHWVLFVPFIISIGLNLYIGGQFYFDLYPIHNKSWIPYFYSIEYYFSILFNLALLVVEFRLLFKNTTKHQHDISYDLKWIRLFYTFHVLLIFFWIITSIVDYFYNNDYSIIIWLLLNILFYWIGYQGIYKFTLAKNRFEIREINKKKVNEKQKEAVKFKKGEENPYFKKFIQLLESEKLYRNQQLSRDDIATRLNISVGYLSQIINSVTQKNFSDYLNLYRVKEAKIMILDPEFDNYDMVAIGLEAGFNSKSAFYKYFKKETGHTPTTFKRNHKE, encoded by the coding sequence ATGAATTTTGAAATATTAGATTTTTTAATTTTAATAGGAGTAATCCAAGGATTCATTTTTGCAATCGTAATTTTATTTTCTAAATTTTTTAAGAACAAAACCAATTTATATCTAGGAATAAGTCTTTTACTTGGAGTTTTTATCAATATTCAATATTGGGCCTTACATTATGATTGGTATAAAGAACATCATAACTTTAGAATACTAGAAGATATTGAATTAGTATTGGTTTTTCCGGTAACCTTGTATTTTTATTACTTAAAATTATTAAACCCCTCATTACAACTTAGAAATAAACATTGGGTGTTATTTGTTCCCTTTATTATATCAATTGGACTAAACTTATATATTGGCGGGCAGTTTTATTTTGATTTATACCCTATTCACAACAAATCATGGATACCCTATTTTTATTCGATAGAGTATTACTTTTCGATCCTATTTAATTTAGCATTACTCGTAGTAGAATTCCGTTTACTATTTAAAAATACAACCAAACATCAACATGATATCAGTTATGATCTAAAATGGATACGCTTATTTTATACTTTTCATGTTTTACTCATATTTTTTTGGATTATAACAAGTATCGTAGATTACTTTTATAATAATGATTACTCTATTATCATATGGCTATTGCTTAATATTCTTTTTTACTGGATTGGCTATCAAGGCATATACAAGTTCACCTTAGCCAAAAACAGATTCGAAATAAGAGAGATTAACAAAAAGAAAGTAAATGAAAAACAGAAAGAGGCTGTAAAATTTAAAAAAGGAGAAGAAAATCCATATTTTAAAAAATTCATACAACTTTTAGAAAGTGAAAAACTATATAGAAATCAACAATTAAGTAGAGATGATATTGCAACCAGGTTAAATATAAGTGTTGGTTATCTTTCTCAAATAATTAATAGTGTCACTCAAAAGAATTTTTCTGATTATTTAAACTTGTATAGAGTGAAAGAAGCTAAAATCATGATTTTAGACCCTGAATTTGACAACTATGATATGGTAGCAATAGGGCTTGAAGCTGGTTTTAATTCTAAATCTGCTTTTTATAAATATTTCAAGAAAGAAACCGGCCATACACCAACTACATTTAAAAGAAATCACAAAGAATAA
- a CDS encoding GNAT family N-acetyltransferase: MPITFPIIETERLLLRQFTNDDLENVYHGLSNPDVIKYYGVSFNSLEATKEQMTWFAELEKNETGIWWAVCSKDGNTFYGAGGLNAIEKENKKAEIGFWLLPEYWGKGIMKEVMPLICEFGFKNLGLHRIEGFVDAENTNCKNGLAKFDFKYEGTMVDSEIKDGKHISVAIYAMLNKSSSFK, encoded by the coding sequence ATGCCTATTACATTTCCTATAATAGAAACAGAACGATTACTATTAAGACAGTTTACAAATGATGATTTAGAGAATGTATATCATGGCCTTTCAAATCCTGATGTAATCAAATACTATGGTGTTAGTTTTAATAGTCTTGAAGCTACTAAAGAGCAAATGACATGGTTTGCTGAATTAGAGAAAAATGAAACCGGGATATGGTGGGCGGTCTGTTCAAAAGATGGTAACACTTTTTATGGTGCGGGTGGACTTAATGCTATAGAAAAAGAAAATAAAAAGGCAGAAATTGGATTCTGGCTTCTTCCTGAGTATTGGGGAAAAGGAATCATGAAAGAAGTAATGCCTCTCATTTGTGAATTTGGATTTAAAAATCTAGGATTACATCGAATTGAAGGATTTGTAGATGCAGAGAATACGAACTGCAAAAATGGATTGGCAAAATTCGATTTTAAATATGAAGGAACTATGGTCGATAGTGAAATCAAAGACGGAAAACATATTAGCGTAGCTATTTATGCCATGTTAAATAAGAGTTCTTCTTTTAAGTAA
- a CDS encoding carboxypeptidase-like regulatory domain-containing protein → MRKQLLILICAVLLSGIGYSQTTITGTVRDVVGPLPGATIIVQGTRTGTTTDFDGKYTIDANIDQTLVFSYLGYVTREIPIANQTIIDVILKEDAEALSEVIVTSLGFVEKRDKLSSTYSKIDADKLVQPVENKIIDGIAGKAAGVSISATSGDPGAGSNIQIRGTSSLGGLVNL, encoded by the coding sequence ATGAGAAAACAACTCTTAATTTTAATATGTGCAGTACTGCTGTCAGGTATTGGTTATAGCCAAACTACTATAACAGGTACTGTACGGGACGTAGTAGGTCCTTTACCTGGGGCTACAATTATAGTACAGGGAACTAGAACTGGAACGACCACAGATTTTGACGGTAAGTACACTATCGATGCAAACATTGATCAAACATTAGTTTTTTCGTATTTGGGATATGTCACGCGAGAAATACCGATAGCCAATCAAACCATAATCGATGTTATCTTAAAGGAAGATGCAGAAGCTTTAAGTGAGGTTATTGTAACCTCTTTAGGGTTTGTAGAAAAAAGAGACAAACTATCTTCTACTTACTCTAAAATCGATGCAGACAAACTAGTGCAGCCTGTAGAAAACAAGATTATTGATGGTATAGCTGGTAAAGCCGCTGGTGTAAGTATCAGTGCCACCTCTGGAGATCCTGGAGCAGGTTCTAATATACAAATAAGAGGAACAAGTTCTCTGGGGGGTCTAGTCAACCTCTAA
- a CDS encoding DUF5694 domain-containing protein, translated as MKQFLNSLLLLLVLVIVFSCNPNKSNPALNELEKAENTLKNYDSLTQSKIMIVGTLHFGKDILEPHNQENIVKLVKTISKYNPTKVVLEWEPSALSIVNKEYQSFVVDTFNISNKRNEVYQLGFRIAKNMKHDSIYLFDNQTEFIGSLENFSFDSFGEYAKQNDDGFYNIYEKHLTKIFNQNQKIYKNHNLYDRIALMNSPTAQKFNAQRMHMYEIRVGIQKNWIGPDWLARSYQRNIRMAGNILKMAQTGDRILVIVGDNHKWTLDMLFENIPDFEVVSSWDYLKNTH; from the coding sequence ATGAAACAATTTTTAAACAGTCTTTTACTATTATTAGTACTTGTAATCGTATTTAGCTGTAATCCCAATAAAAGTAACCCTGCCCTTAACGAGCTTGAAAAAGCAGAAAACACATTAAAAAATTATGACTCATTAACGCAATCAAAAATTATGATTGTAGGGACATTACATTTTGGTAAAGACATTCTCGAACCCCATAATCAAGAGAATATTGTAAAATTGGTCAAAACTATATCCAAATACAATCCTACAAAAGTAGTATTAGAATGGGAGCCTTCTGCTTTATCTATAGTAAACAAAGAATATCAATCTTTTGTAGTTGATACATTTAATATTTCAAACAAGAGGAATGAAGTTTATCAATTAGGATTTCGCATTGCTAAAAATATGAAACATGATAGTATATACCTTTTTGATAACCAAACCGAATTTATAGGATCCTTAGAGAATTTTTCCTTTGATTCATTTGGTGAGTATGCTAAACAAAATGATGATGGTTTTTACAATATATATGAAAAGCATCTAACTAAGATTTTTAATCAAAATCAAAAGATATACAAAAATCATAATCTTTATGATCGTATTGCGCTTATGAACTCTCCAACGGCTCAAAAATTTAATGCGCAACGTATGCATATGTATGAAATAAGAGTAGGGATCCAAAAAAACTGGATCGGCCCCGATTGGTTAGCTCGGTCGTATCAAAGAAACATAAGAATGGCAGGTAACATTCTAAAAATGGCACAGACAGGTGATAGAATACTTGTTATTGTTGGTGATAATCATAAATGGACATTAGACATGTTATTTGAAAACATTCCGGATTTTGAAGTGGTTTCAAGCTGGGATTATCTAAAGAATACTCACTAA
- a CDS encoding TIR domain-containing protein: protein MNILPKYGLLQFRNAARIYSKSIIESLQLFKEETKSLKVSLFFSYKHDELEELDSAINFLKGFDVLIYADYLLLDQNTPENPSKATDKQIQQKTEEKIKGNKKFIFLATENAINSKRCKWELRYANTQKPKDHIAIFPIREDYTDYGGAEYLQKFPYIQKSETNPEGYDVKSPNGNVIELGTWLAS, encoded by the coding sequence ATGAATATATTACCTAAATACGGGCTATTGCAGTTTAGAAATGCAGCGAGAATATATAGCAAGTCTATTATTGAAAGTCTGCAACTCTTTAAGGAAGAAACAAAATCCCTAAAAGTCTCTCTGTTTTTTTCGTATAAACACGACGAACTTGAAGAACTGGATAGCGCTATTAATTTCTTAAAAGGGTTCGATGTACTTATCTATGCAGATTATTTATTGTTAGATCAAAATACTCCAGAAAACCCAAGTAAAGCAACAGACAAACAGATACAACAAAAAACAGAAGAGAAAATAAAGGGCAACAAAAAATTTATTTTCCTTGCCACAGAAAACGCTATTAACTCCAAACGTTGTAAGTGGGAATTACGATATGCCAATACACAAAAACCTAAAGATCATATCGCTATTTTTCCTATACGAGAGGATTATACAGATTATGGTGGGGCCGAATACCTGCAAAAATTCCCATACATTCAAAAAAGCGAAACGAACCCTGAAGGATATGATGTTAAATCTCCAAATGGGAATGTCATAGAATTAGGTACCTGGTTAGCATCATAA
- a CDS encoding lipocalin family protein, translating into MSKKLIVFVLIGLSMNFSCNTDDDVVGTINETFIIGQWQLTSSTKNGTNVDLGTCDLMETYVFDKSNKVSITLHTLNANNICEEGSKTTYDYSITNKNLTISNNSTFVISTSENAKLILTSKSSSDTFVNTYKRK; encoded by the coding sequence ATGAGCAAAAAATTAATTGTTTTCGTTTTAATAGGATTAAGTATGAATTTTTCATGTAATACTGATGATGATGTCGTCGGCACAATTAATGAAACATTTATTATTGGCCAGTGGCAATTAACCAGTTCTACCAAAAATGGAACTAATGTCGATCTAGGTACCTGTGACCTTATGGAAACGTATGTATTTGATAAATCTAATAAGGTAAGTATTACTCTTCACACGCTTAATGCAAACAACATATGTGAAGAAGGTTCTAAAACAACTTATGATTATAGCATTACTAATAAAAATCTTACCATTAGTAATAATAGTACTTTTGTAATTTCGACTTCAGAAAATGCCAAACTTATACTTACCTCCAAAAGTTCATCAGATACTTTTGTAAATACTTATAAGAGGAAATAA